A DNA window from Daucus carota subsp. sativus chromosome 3, DH1 v3.0, whole genome shotgun sequence contains the following coding sequences:
- the LOC108211210 gene encoding disease resistance protein At4g27190 isoform X1 yields the protein MAGVLVGVFLEKVSEYTVKALFRGFTYMFCYKTLVDQLNSETEKLNIEEGNMSREVEKEKNNGKIVKDYVSKWQVNAQEIQKSAAEELSPSCSCIQRLPVPNPISRFRIGREAVKKAKAVTQLKDSGKEYLTGEIAYLPEVIVMPNFETTFEEFESRKDTYQKLWDSLVDEDGPVIHGIYGMAGVGKTRMMEQFWEEAIKKKIFKKAVRVNVGSENMDKMKLQEQIAGLLDCKLESEVMENRASQLENSIRNRGKILLILDDVWRDIHLDDIIGTPFGNGTSSSGGPKILFTSRKKEMCLANKCQHIVEIKTLSPGEALYMFKKIVGPADLNNPLPDESLVKEVCDKCGELPLVIHAVGKALKGKPNYWWTDAHDQLQKGKFEEIADVDPQVYSGIKLSIDYLQNDDAKSCLFLCSMFPEDADIDIKILIQLATGSQLIPCGESRVLAMVDYLKKSSLLLGSGEDAQTKVHDIIRAVARSIAFTDSKYAFLQVTCNSRYLPSNANYTRRFLRLDVETEDVDFGEHWICPNLHTLWLHCGNYWQPFSGGFYSMFVNLSCLMLQYVDISSEHFSLQPLGNLGTLSLFSCDIRNTDARFYPKRLESLCIYECRLPEPLDVANLEYLRKLEIRQQRAVLVRENVISSLSSLEKLHVSHGFVHSYDEYHMEPIVKEISELTCLRSLHFEFYQDNTFQGTDIPFSTDRYNIFVGEALNGNFKFDQDWKVPLTKSIQIIGNHSMPWEGLMVSAEKVNLCNSDVDVSSICNDHKRAFEDLKILVIFGCDNMGHLASISRDRILDSVQLATCFSKLTILKIFRCSKLKYLFCNNIAKTLVQLQELRLDQCDSMEAIVMNEGTSDGEIINFSKLKSLQIEYAPKLRSFCAENSDYPSAQNLPLLDKMVAFPSLEYIYICRCGSLRSMFASSVARELKQLKQIRVEACEEMTSIARVDEQAICDGILFPELTCLVLYNLPNLMSFWSNQNGKADTCKAQLIPRLSSNVVLDFPHPKSFFDDENFQLYMPILKKLVVDSCRITTLFTFSVFRKLQLETLEVKCCEFLVNIVEDFRGDQICDRIITLSRLTKVDLMNLPNLKRFFQVANYEFHMPVLKTMEIRGCGLSNTLFTRSIFKNLQQLEEVHISDCELLDGIFEDAVGDEILDPSDKIITLNRVTDIYLDDLPKFKSIFYGATYECHMPALRNVTISRCKLQILFTCSVFREIRQVEKLNISSCESMEHIVKEVGGDETFGVNGTSITSPQPLQQIQHHTTVFARCLRPQKTVVYRDAV from the exons ATGGCGGGTGTACTGGTGGGAGTATTTCTGGAAAAAGTATCTGAATACACCGTTAAAGCTCTGTTTCGTGGCTTCACGTATATGTTTTGTTATAAAACTCTTGTTGATCAACTCAATTCGGAAACTGAGAAGCTTAACATCGAGGAGGGCAACATGTCCAGGGAAGTtgagaaagaaaaaaataatggtAAAATAGTTAAAGACTATGTATCCAAATGGCAAGTCAATGCGCAAGAGATTCAAAAAAGTGCCGCTGAAGAGCTTTCACCTTCATGCAGCTGTATTCAGCGTCTGCCGGTTCCTAATCCCATCTCCCGTTTTCGAATTGGAAGGGAGGCGGTGAAGAAGGCGAAGGCAGTAACTCAACTCAAAGACTCCGGAAAGGAGTATCTAACTGGAGAAATTGCATACCTTCCGGAGGTTATAGTCATGCCAAATTTTGAGACCACATTCGAGGAGTTTGAATCGAGAAAAGATACTTATCAGAAACTCTGGGATTCACTTGTGGACGAAGATGGTCCTGTGATTCACGGCATCTATGGAATGGCGGGAGTGGGAAAAACTCGCATGATGGAACAGTTTTGGGAAGAGGCCATAAAGAAGAAGATTTTCAAAAAGGCGGTACGAGTTAATGTAGGCAGTGAAAACATGGACAAAATGAAGTTGCAAGAACAGATTGCTGGCCTTCTCGATTGCAAACTGGAGTCAGAAGTTATGGAAAATAGAGCTTCTCAACTGGAAAACAGTATAAGAAATAGAGGTAAAATTCTCCTGATACTAGATGACGTATGGAGGGATATTCACTTAGACGATATCATTGGAACTCCATTTGGCAATGGCACTAGTTCTTCTGGGGGTCCTAAAATCCTCTTCACATCTCGAAAGAAAGAAATGTGCTTGGCTAACAAGTGCCAGCATATTGTCGAAATCAAAACCTTAAGTCCTGGTGAAGCTTTGTATATGTTCAAGAAGATTGTTGGTCCTGCTGATTTAAATAATCCTCTACCGGATGAATCCCTGGTGAAAGAAGTTTGTGATAAGTGTGGTGAATTGCCATTGGTCATTCATGCGGTTGGCAAAGCACTAAAAGGCAAGCCTAACTATTGGTGGACAGACGCACACGATCAACTTCAGAAGGGAAAGTTTGAAGAAATTGCTGATGTAGATCCGCAAGTATATAGCGGTATCAAACTGAGTATTGATTATCTACAAAATGATGATGCCAAATCATGTCTTTTTCTCTGTTCCATGTTTCCTGAAGATGCTGACATCGATATCAAGATACTGATCCAGTTAGCAACAGGCTCGCAACTTATACCCTGCGGAGAATCAAGAGTACTTGCTATGGTTGATTATCTCAAGAAATCTTCTCTGTTGCTAGGCTCTGGTGAAGATGCTCAAACAAAGGTTCATGATATTATTCGAGCCGTAGCAAGATCCATAGCTTTCACAGATTCAAAATATGCATTTTTACAGGTAACATGCAACTCAAGATACTTGCCTTCTAATGCCAATTATACCCGAAGATTCTTACGTTTAGATGTGGAGACTGAGGATGTTGATTTTGGCGAGCATTGGATATGCCCAAACCTGCACACCTTGTGGCTACACTGCGGCAACTATTGGCAACCTTTCTCAGGTGGCTTCTACAGTATGTTTGTGAATCTCAGTTGTCTGATGCTACAATATGTGGACATTTCTTCAGAGCACTTCTCTCTTCAGCCTTTGGGTAATCTTGGGACGCTTAGTTTATTTTCCTGTGACATAAGGAACACGGATGCTAGATTTTATCCCAAAAGACTAGAATCTCTTTGCATTTATGAGTGCAGGCTCCCAGAGCCGCTGGATGTAGCAAACCTGGAATATCTTCGAAAGCTAGAGATCCGACAACAGAGAGCTGTACTGGTAAGGGAGAATGTCATATCTAGTCTATCCAGTCTGGAAAAATTACATGTGTCTCATGGATTCGTCCATAGCTATGACGAATATCATATGGAGCCCATAGTGAAGGAGATCAGTGAATTGACCTGTCTCAGAAGTCTACATTTTGAATTCTATCAGGATAATACTTTTCAAGGTACAGATATACCTTTTAGTACAGACAGATACAATATATTTGTGGGTGAAGCGCTAAATGGGAATTTTAAGTTTGACCAAGACTGGAAAGTTCCATTAACGAAGTCGATTCAGATCATAGGAAATCACTCGATGCCTTGGGAAGGTTTGATGGTGAGCGCTGAAAAAGTGAATTTGTGCAACAGCGATGTAGACGTGAGTAGCATCTGTAATGATCACAAGAGAGCATTTGAAGACTTGAAAATACTGGTTATTTTTGGATGTGACAACATGGGGCATCTAGCAAGTATATCACGGGACCGGATCCTGGACAGTGTTCAATTGGCAACATGTTTTTCTAAACTAACCATTTTGAAGATTTTTAGGTGCTCTAAATTGAAATACCTCTTCTGCAACAACATTGCAAAAACTTTGGTACAACTGCAGGAGCTGCGCCTAGATCAATGTGATTCTATGGAAGCCATCGTAATGAATGAAGGCACAAGTGATGGAGAAATCATCAATTTCTCCAAATTAAAATCACTCCAGATAGAATATGCGCCCAAACTCAGAAGCTTTTGCGCAGAAAATTCCGACTACCCCTCTGCTCAGAATCTGCCCCTTTTGGATAAAATG GTTGCATTCCCTTCCTTagagtatatatacatatgtaggTGTGGGAGCTTGAGAAGCATGTTCGCATCTTCTGTTGCCCGTGAACTTAAGCAGCTTAAGCAAATAAGAGTAGAAGCATGCGAGGAAATGACAAGTATAGCTAGAGTTGATGAACAAGCAATCTGTGATGGCATACTGTTCCCTGAGTTGACGTGTCTAGTGCTATATAATTTGCCAAATTTGATGAGTTTTTGGAGTAATCAAAATGGAAAAGCTGATACTTGCAAG GCACAGCTCATCCCTCGACTCTCGTCAAATGTTGTTCTAGACTTCCCTCATCCCAAAAGTTTTTTTGATGATGAAAATTTCCAGTTGTATATGCcgattttaaagaagttggTAGTTGATAGTTGTCGAATTACAACTCTTTTCACCTTCTCCGTGTTCAGGAAACTCCAACTCGAGACGTTAGAAGTAAAATGTTGTGAATTTTTAGTGAACATTGTTGAGGATTTCAGGGGTGATCAGATTTGTGACCGGATTATCACACTCTCTCGACTCACAAAAGTTGATCTTATGAATTTGCCCAACCTCAAAAGGTTTTTCCAGGTTGCAAATTATGAATTTCATATGCCAGTTTTAAAGACCATGGAAATTCGTGGATGTGGATTGTCTAATACTCTTTTTACGCGTTCTATCTTCAAAAATCTCCAACAACTAGAGGAAGTGCATATAAGTGATTGCGAACTGTTGGATGGCATCTTTGAGGATGCAGTTGGTGATGAAATTCTGGATCCTAGTGACAAGATCATCACCCTTAATCGAGTCACTGATATATATCTTGACGATTTACCAAAATTTAAGAGTATTTTCTATGGTGCAACTTACGAGTGTCATATGCCGGCCTTAAGGAATGTGACAATTTCTAGATGCAAACTCCAAATTCTTTTCACATGCTCGGTGTTTCGAGAAATCAGACAAGTCGAAAAGTTAAATATAAGCAGCTGTGAATCGATGGAACACATTGTTAAAGAGGTTGGCGGTGACGAAACCTTTGGGGTAAATGGTACAAGTATCACATCCCCTCAACCACTACAACAGATTCAGCATCACACaacggtttttgcccgttgtctgagACCACAGAAAACCGTGGTCTATCGAGACGCCGTCTGA
- the LOC108211210 gene encoding disease resistance protein At4g27190 isoform X2, with the protein MAGVLVGVFLEKVSEYTVKALFRGFTYMFCYKTLVDQLNSETEKLNIEEGNMSREVEKEKNNGKIVKDYVSKWQVNAQEIQKSAAEELSPSCSCIQRLPVPNPISRFRIGREAVKKAKAVTQLKDSGKEYLTGEIAYLPEVIVMPNFETTFEEFESRKDTYQKLWDSLVDEDGPVIHGIYGMAGVGKTRMMEQFWEEAIKKKIFKKAVRVNVGSENMDKMKLQEQIAGLLDCKLESEVMENRASQLENSIRNRGKILLILDDVWRDIHLDDIIGTPFGNGTSSSGGPKILFTSRKKEMCLANKCQHIVEIKTLSPGEALYMFKKIVGPADLNNPLPDESLVKEVCDKCGELPLVIHAVGKALKGKPNYWWTDAHDQLQKGKFEEIADVDPQVYSGIKLSIDYLQNDDAKSCLFLCSMFPEDADIDIKILIQLATGSQLIPCGESRVLAMVDYLKKSSLLLGSGEDAQTKVHDIIRAVARSIAFTDSKYAFLQVTCNSRYLPSNANYTRRFLRLDVETEDVDFGEHWICPNLHTLWLHCGNYWQPFSGGFYSMFVNLSCLMLQYVDISSEHFSLQPLGNLGTLSLFSCDIRNTDARFYPKRLESLCIYECRLPEPLDVANLEYLRKLEIRQQRAVLVRENVISSLSSLEKLHVSHGFVHSYDEYHMEPIVKEISELTCLRSLHFEFYQDNTFQGTDIPFSTDRYNIFVGEALNGNFKFDQDWKVPLTKSIQIIGNHSMPWEGLMVSAEKVNLCNSDVDVSSICNDHKRAFEDLKILVIFGCDNMGHLASISRDRILDSVQLATCFSKLTILKIFRCSKLKYLFCNNIAKTLVQLQELRLDQCDSMEAIVMNEGTSDGEIINFSKLKSLQIEYAPKLRSFCAENSDYPSAQNLPLLDKMVAFPSLEYIYICRCGSLRSMFASSVARELKQLKQIRVEACEEMTSIARVDEQAICDGILFPELTCLVLYNLPNLMSFWSNQNGKADTCKETPTRDVRSKML; encoded by the exons ATGGCGGGTGTACTGGTGGGAGTATTTCTGGAAAAAGTATCTGAATACACCGTTAAAGCTCTGTTTCGTGGCTTCACGTATATGTTTTGTTATAAAACTCTTGTTGATCAACTCAATTCGGAAACTGAGAAGCTTAACATCGAGGAGGGCAACATGTCCAGGGAAGTtgagaaagaaaaaaataatggtAAAATAGTTAAAGACTATGTATCCAAATGGCAAGTCAATGCGCAAGAGATTCAAAAAAGTGCCGCTGAAGAGCTTTCACCTTCATGCAGCTGTATTCAGCGTCTGCCGGTTCCTAATCCCATCTCCCGTTTTCGAATTGGAAGGGAGGCGGTGAAGAAGGCGAAGGCAGTAACTCAACTCAAAGACTCCGGAAAGGAGTATCTAACTGGAGAAATTGCATACCTTCCGGAGGTTATAGTCATGCCAAATTTTGAGACCACATTCGAGGAGTTTGAATCGAGAAAAGATACTTATCAGAAACTCTGGGATTCACTTGTGGACGAAGATGGTCCTGTGATTCACGGCATCTATGGAATGGCGGGAGTGGGAAAAACTCGCATGATGGAACAGTTTTGGGAAGAGGCCATAAAGAAGAAGATTTTCAAAAAGGCGGTACGAGTTAATGTAGGCAGTGAAAACATGGACAAAATGAAGTTGCAAGAACAGATTGCTGGCCTTCTCGATTGCAAACTGGAGTCAGAAGTTATGGAAAATAGAGCTTCTCAACTGGAAAACAGTATAAGAAATAGAGGTAAAATTCTCCTGATACTAGATGACGTATGGAGGGATATTCACTTAGACGATATCATTGGAACTCCATTTGGCAATGGCACTAGTTCTTCTGGGGGTCCTAAAATCCTCTTCACATCTCGAAAGAAAGAAATGTGCTTGGCTAACAAGTGCCAGCATATTGTCGAAATCAAAACCTTAAGTCCTGGTGAAGCTTTGTATATGTTCAAGAAGATTGTTGGTCCTGCTGATTTAAATAATCCTCTACCGGATGAATCCCTGGTGAAAGAAGTTTGTGATAAGTGTGGTGAATTGCCATTGGTCATTCATGCGGTTGGCAAAGCACTAAAAGGCAAGCCTAACTATTGGTGGACAGACGCACACGATCAACTTCAGAAGGGAAAGTTTGAAGAAATTGCTGATGTAGATCCGCAAGTATATAGCGGTATCAAACTGAGTATTGATTATCTACAAAATGATGATGCCAAATCATGTCTTTTTCTCTGTTCCATGTTTCCTGAAGATGCTGACATCGATATCAAGATACTGATCCAGTTAGCAACAGGCTCGCAACTTATACCCTGCGGAGAATCAAGAGTACTTGCTATGGTTGATTATCTCAAGAAATCTTCTCTGTTGCTAGGCTCTGGTGAAGATGCTCAAACAAAGGTTCATGATATTATTCGAGCCGTAGCAAGATCCATAGCTTTCACAGATTCAAAATATGCATTTTTACAGGTAACATGCAACTCAAGATACTTGCCTTCTAATGCCAATTATACCCGAAGATTCTTACGTTTAGATGTGGAGACTGAGGATGTTGATTTTGGCGAGCATTGGATATGCCCAAACCTGCACACCTTGTGGCTACACTGCGGCAACTATTGGCAACCTTTCTCAGGTGGCTTCTACAGTATGTTTGTGAATCTCAGTTGTCTGATGCTACAATATGTGGACATTTCTTCAGAGCACTTCTCTCTTCAGCCTTTGGGTAATCTTGGGACGCTTAGTTTATTTTCCTGTGACATAAGGAACACGGATGCTAGATTTTATCCCAAAAGACTAGAATCTCTTTGCATTTATGAGTGCAGGCTCCCAGAGCCGCTGGATGTAGCAAACCTGGAATATCTTCGAAAGCTAGAGATCCGACAACAGAGAGCTGTACTGGTAAGGGAGAATGTCATATCTAGTCTATCCAGTCTGGAAAAATTACATGTGTCTCATGGATTCGTCCATAGCTATGACGAATATCATATGGAGCCCATAGTGAAGGAGATCAGTGAATTGACCTGTCTCAGAAGTCTACATTTTGAATTCTATCAGGATAATACTTTTCAAGGTACAGATATACCTTTTAGTACAGACAGATACAATATATTTGTGGGTGAAGCGCTAAATGGGAATTTTAAGTTTGACCAAGACTGGAAAGTTCCATTAACGAAGTCGATTCAGATCATAGGAAATCACTCGATGCCTTGGGAAGGTTTGATGGTGAGCGCTGAAAAAGTGAATTTGTGCAACAGCGATGTAGACGTGAGTAGCATCTGTAATGATCACAAGAGAGCATTTGAAGACTTGAAAATACTGGTTATTTTTGGATGTGACAACATGGGGCATCTAGCAAGTATATCACGGGACCGGATCCTGGACAGTGTTCAATTGGCAACATGTTTTTCTAAACTAACCATTTTGAAGATTTTTAGGTGCTCTAAATTGAAATACCTCTTCTGCAACAACATTGCAAAAACTTTGGTACAACTGCAGGAGCTGCGCCTAGATCAATGTGATTCTATGGAAGCCATCGTAATGAATGAAGGCACAAGTGATGGAGAAATCATCAATTTCTCCAAATTAAAATCACTCCAGATAGAATATGCGCCCAAACTCAGAAGCTTTTGCGCAGAAAATTCCGACTACCCCTCTGCTCAGAATCTGCCCCTTTTGGATAAAATG GTTGCATTCCCTTCCTTagagtatatatacatatgtaggTGTGGGAGCTTGAGAAGCATGTTCGCATCTTCTGTTGCCCGTGAACTTAAGCAGCTTAAGCAAATAAGAGTAGAAGCATGCGAGGAAATGACAAGTATAGCTAGAGTTGATGAACAAGCAATCTGTGATGGCATACTGTTCCCTGAGTTGACGTGTCTAGTGCTATATAATTTGCCAAATTTGATGAGTTTTTGGAGTAATCAAAATGGAAAAGCTGATACTTGCAAG GAAACTCCAACTCGAGACGTTAGAAGTAAAATGTTGTGA
- the LOC108211210 gene encoding disease resistance protein At4g27190 isoform X3: MAGVLVGVFLEKVSEYTVKALFRGFTYMFCYKTLVDQLNSETEKLNIEEGNMSREVEKEKNNGKIVKDYVSKWQVNAQEIQKSAAEELSPSCSCIQRLPVPNPISRFRIGREAVKKAKAVTQLKDSGKEYLTGEIAYLPEVIVMPNFETTFEEFESRKDTYQKLWDSLVDEDGPVIHGIYGMAGVGKTRMMEQFWEEAIKKKIFKKAVRVNVGSENMDKMKLQEQIAGLLDCKLESEVMENRASQLENSIRNRGKILLILDDVWRDIHLDDIIGTPFGNGTSSSGGPKILFTSRKKEMCLANKCQHIVEIKTLSPGEALYMFKKIVGPADLNNPLPDESLVKEVCDKCGELPLVIHAVGKALKGKPNYWWTDAHDQLQKGKFEEIADVDPQVYSGIKLSIDYLQNDDAKSCLFLCSMFPEDADIDIKILIQLATGSQLIPCGESRVLAMVDYLKKSSLLLGSGEDAQTKVHDIIRAVARSIAFTDSKYAFLQVTCNSRYLPSNANYTRRFLRLDVETEDVDFGEHWICPNLHTLWLHCGNYWQPFSGGFYSMFVNLSCLMLQYVDISSEHFSLQPLGNLGTLSLFSCDIRNTDARFYPKRLESLCIYECRLPEPLDVANLEYLRKLEIRQQRAVLVRENVISSLSSLEKLHVSHGFVHSYDEYHMEPIVKEISELTCLRSLHFEFYQDNTFQGTDIPFSTDRYNIFVGEALNGNFKFDQDWKVPLTKSIQIIGNHSMPWEGLMVSAEKVNLCNSDVDVSSICNDHKRAFEDLKILVIFGCDNMGHLASISRDRILDSVQLATCFSKLTILKIFRCSKLKYLFCNNIAKTLVQLQELRLDQCDSMEAIVMNEGTSDGEIINFSKLKSLQIEYAPKLRSFCAENSDYPSAQNLPLLDKMVAFPSLEYIYICRCGSLRSMFASSVARELKQLKQIRVEACEEMTSIARVDEQAICDGILFPELTCLVLYNLPNLMSFWSNQNGKADTCK; the protein is encoded by the exons ATGGCGGGTGTACTGGTGGGAGTATTTCTGGAAAAAGTATCTGAATACACCGTTAAAGCTCTGTTTCGTGGCTTCACGTATATGTTTTGTTATAAAACTCTTGTTGATCAACTCAATTCGGAAACTGAGAAGCTTAACATCGAGGAGGGCAACATGTCCAGGGAAGTtgagaaagaaaaaaataatggtAAAATAGTTAAAGACTATGTATCCAAATGGCAAGTCAATGCGCAAGAGATTCAAAAAAGTGCCGCTGAAGAGCTTTCACCTTCATGCAGCTGTATTCAGCGTCTGCCGGTTCCTAATCCCATCTCCCGTTTTCGAATTGGAAGGGAGGCGGTGAAGAAGGCGAAGGCAGTAACTCAACTCAAAGACTCCGGAAAGGAGTATCTAACTGGAGAAATTGCATACCTTCCGGAGGTTATAGTCATGCCAAATTTTGAGACCACATTCGAGGAGTTTGAATCGAGAAAAGATACTTATCAGAAACTCTGGGATTCACTTGTGGACGAAGATGGTCCTGTGATTCACGGCATCTATGGAATGGCGGGAGTGGGAAAAACTCGCATGATGGAACAGTTTTGGGAAGAGGCCATAAAGAAGAAGATTTTCAAAAAGGCGGTACGAGTTAATGTAGGCAGTGAAAACATGGACAAAATGAAGTTGCAAGAACAGATTGCTGGCCTTCTCGATTGCAAACTGGAGTCAGAAGTTATGGAAAATAGAGCTTCTCAACTGGAAAACAGTATAAGAAATAGAGGTAAAATTCTCCTGATACTAGATGACGTATGGAGGGATATTCACTTAGACGATATCATTGGAACTCCATTTGGCAATGGCACTAGTTCTTCTGGGGGTCCTAAAATCCTCTTCACATCTCGAAAGAAAGAAATGTGCTTGGCTAACAAGTGCCAGCATATTGTCGAAATCAAAACCTTAAGTCCTGGTGAAGCTTTGTATATGTTCAAGAAGATTGTTGGTCCTGCTGATTTAAATAATCCTCTACCGGATGAATCCCTGGTGAAAGAAGTTTGTGATAAGTGTGGTGAATTGCCATTGGTCATTCATGCGGTTGGCAAAGCACTAAAAGGCAAGCCTAACTATTGGTGGACAGACGCACACGATCAACTTCAGAAGGGAAAGTTTGAAGAAATTGCTGATGTAGATCCGCAAGTATATAGCGGTATCAAACTGAGTATTGATTATCTACAAAATGATGATGCCAAATCATGTCTTTTTCTCTGTTCCATGTTTCCTGAAGATGCTGACATCGATATCAAGATACTGATCCAGTTAGCAACAGGCTCGCAACTTATACCCTGCGGAGAATCAAGAGTACTTGCTATGGTTGATTATCTCAAGAAATCTTCTCTGTTGCTAGGCTCTGGTGAAGATGCTCAAACAAAGGTTCATGATATTATTCGAGCCGTAGCAAGATCCATAGCTTTCACAGATTCAAAATATGCATTTTTACAGGTAACATGCAACTCAAGATACTTGCCTTCTAATGCCAATTATACCCGAAGATTCTTACGTTTAGATGTGGAGACTGAGGATGTTGATTTTGGCGAGCATTGGATATGCCCAAACCTGCACACCTTGTGGCTACACTGCGGCAACTATTGGCAACCTTTCTCAGGTGGCTTCTACAGTATGTTTGTGAATCTCAGTTGTCTGATGCTACAATATGTGGACATTTCTTCAGAGCACTTCTCTCTTCAGCCTTTGGGTAATCTTGGGACGCTTAGTTTATTTTCCTGTGACATAAGGAACACGGATGCTAGATTTTATCCCAAAAGACTAGAATCTCTTTGCATTTATGAGTGCAGGCTCCCAGAGCCGCTGGATGTAGCAAACCTGGAATATCTTCGAAAGCTAGAGATCCGACAACAGAGAGCTGTACTGGTAAGGGAGAATGTCATATCTAGTCTATCCAGTCTGGAAAAATTACATGTGTCTCATGGATTCGTCCATAGCTATGACGAATATCATATGGAGCCCATAGTGAAGGAGATCAGTGAATTGACCTGTCTCAGAAGTCTACATTTTGAATTCTATCAGGATAATACTTTTCAAGGTACAGATATACCTTTTAGTACAGACAGATACAATATATTTGTGGGTGAAGCGCTAAATGGGAATTTTAAGTTTGACCAAGACTGGAAAGTTCCATTAACGAAGTCGATTCAGATCATAGGAAATCACTCGATGCCTTGGGAAGGTTTGATGGTGAGCGCTGAAAAAGTGAATTTGTGCAACAGCGATGTAGACGTGAGTAGCATCTGTAATGATCACAAGAGAGCATTTGAAGACTTGAAAATACTGGTTATTTTTGGATGTGACAACATGGGGCATCTAGCAAGTATATCACGGGACCGGATCCTGGACAGTGTTCAATTGGCAACATGTTTTTCTAAACTAACCATTTTGAAGATTTTTAGGTGCTCTAAATTGAAATACCTCTTCTGCAACAACATTGCAAAAACTTTGGTACAACTGCAGGAGCTGCGCCTAGATCAATGTGATTCTATGGAAGCCATCGTAATGAATGAAGGCACAAGTGATGGAGAAATCATCAATTTCTCCAAATTAAAATCACTCCAGATAGAATATGCGCCCAAACTCAGAAGCTTTTGCGCAGAAAATTCCGACTACCCCTCTGCTCAGAATCTGCCCCTTTTGGATAAAATG GTTGCATTCCCTTCCTTagagtatatatacatatgtaggTGTGGGAGCTTGAGAAGCATGTTCGCATCTTCTGTTGCCCGTGAACTTAAGCAGCTTAAGCAAATAAGAGTAGAAGCATGCGAGGAAATGACAAGTATAGCTAGAGTTGATGAACAAGCAATCTGTGATGGCATACTGTTCCCTGAGTTGACGTGTCTAGTGCTATATAATTTGCCAAATTTGATGAGTTTTTGGAGTAATCAAAATGGAAAAGCTGATACTTGCAAG